In a single window of the Panulirus ornatus isolate Po-2019 chromosome 23, ASM3632096v1, whole genome shotgun sequence genome:
- the LOC139756852 gene encoding pseudohemocyanin-2-like: protein MKVLVLFALVAAAAAWPSFDGFQADEPAPEAPAAPPAPEAPAEPAAPEQPAKPAIIVDVPAAQRQRDLNHLLHKLFDPLHDERLRTLAETFDPEADLTLYADGGVAIQKLMAELKADRLEKKGRIVTALTTHDREQAIILFEVLMNCINWETAISNAAYFRERANEGQFLYAVVAAVKHSPLGEHLVLPPVYEIAPHFYADTRVIIEAYKARMAATPALIKMGFTGTKRNPEQKVAYFTEDIGLSTHYLNWHMEYPFWWRDTYGPHLARKGEIFFWIHHQLNNRFDAERICNHLGISEPLAVDKPLKEGFAPQIAYKNGVPFPSRPDDFVLVDVDGLPTIHELELKEKRILDAIDHGYLTAKDGSAINIRNERGIALLGDVIESSLYSPNPEFYGSLNNMAHKVIARQADPHGKFGIPPSVMEHYMGAVRDPSFYKLHKRIDNVFRKHKDSLPPYTREELILPGVAINNVAIDGALETYLEDYPVSLLNTFDDRAEVDAAEIDTYVPRLRHKEFSYNLDIINNNEAEVMATIRIMAWPLRDSNGVELSFEEGRWHAIELDKFWRSLVPGENHVIRKSTEASVTVPDVPSAKTLFTMTEEAIAAGTELHLEQFESATGLPNRLLIPKGNAAGVEFMLVVAATDGAADAAIEGLPTMTKFHHLGVKGVLPDRKPLGYPLDRRVPDERVFREIPNFRETIVKVYNYGEHIHLN from the exons ATGAAGGTCTTGGTGTTGTTCGCATTGGTGGCTGCGGCCGCCGCCTGGCCAAGTTTCGACGGCTTCCAGGCCGACGAACCTGCCCCTGAGgcacctgctgctcctccagcGCCTGAAGCCCCTGCGGAGCCTGCAGCCCCTGAGCAGCCTGCAAAACCAGCAATAATTGTAG ATGTTCCTGCAGCACAAAGGCAGCGAGACTTGAACCATCTGCTCCACAAGTTGTTCGACCCTCTTCATGATGAAAGGTTGAGGACCCTCGCTGAAACCTTTGACCCTGAGGCTGACCTTACCCTTTATGCTGATGGCGGAGTGGCCATTCAAAAGCTCATGGCAGAACTCAAGGCTGACAGacttgagaagaagggaagaaTCGTCACCGCTCTTACCACTCACGATCGTGAACAAGCAATCATTCTCTTTGAGGTTCTCATGAACTGTATCAACTGGGAGACAGCCATCAGCAACGCCGCTTACTTCCGTGAACGGGCAAACGAGGGACAGTTCCTTTACGCTGTGGTCGCAGCCGTCAAGCACTCCCCACTCGGAGAGCACCTTGTGCTGCCACCTGTTTATGAGATTGCCCCACACTTTTACGCAGACACCAGAGTAATCATAGAGGCGTATAAAGCCAGAATGGCTGCTACACCAGCCTTGATCAAAATGGGCTTCACAGGTACCAAGAGGAACCCTGAGCAGAAAGTTGCTTACTTCACTGAGGACATTGGTCTTAGTACCCACTACCTCAACTGGCATATGGAGTATCCCTTCTGGTGGAGAGACACCTATGGTCCTCACTTAGCCCGCAAGGGTGAGATTTTCTTCTGGATACATCACCAGCTTAATAACCGCTTTGACGCAGAGCGCATCTGCAACCACCTGGGCATTTCCGAGCCACTTGCCGTCGACAAGCCTCTCAAAGAGGGCTTCGCTCCCCAGATCGCATACAAGAATGGTGTCCCATTCCCATCCCGCCCCGACGACTTCGTCCTTGTAGATGTGGATGGTCTTCCTACGATTCATGAGTTGGAGCTCAAAGAGAAGCGCATCCTCGACGCCATTGACCATGGATATCTCACTGCCAAGGATGGATCAGCCATAAACATCAGGAATGAACGCGGCATTGCATTGTTAGGTGATGTGATCGAGTCCTCTCTGTACAGCCCCAACCCTGAATTCTACGGCTCTCTCAACAACATGGCTCACAAGGTGATTGCCCGTCAGGCTGACCCCCACGGAAAGTtcggcattcctcccagtgtcatGGAACACTACATGGGTGCTGTTCGCGACCCCAGCTTCTATAAGTTACACAAGCGCATCGACAACGTTTTCAGGAAACACAAGGACAGTCTTCCACCTTATACTAGGGAAGAACTCATCTTACCTGGTGTGGCCATTAACAATGTAGCCATCGATGGTGCATTGGAGACATACCTTGAAGATTATCCAGTCAGCCTTCTCAACACATTCGACGACAGAGCTGAGGTTGACGCTGCAGAAATCGACACTTATGTCCCACGTCTGAGACACAAGGAATTCTCCTACAATCTTGATATAATCAACAACAATGAAGCAGAGGTTATGGCCACAATCCGCATCATGGCCTGGCCACTCCGTGACAGCAACGGCGTCGAGCTCTCTTTCGAAGAAGGACGTTGGCACGCCATTGAACTTGACAAGTTCTGGAGATCTC TGGTCCCTGGGGAGAACCACGTCATCCGTAAGAGCACTGAAGCCTCAGTGACGGTGCCTGACGTTCCCAGCGCTAAGACCCTGTTCACTATGACTGAGGAGGCCATCGCCGCTGGCACTGAGCTGCATCTTGAACAGTTCGAGAGCGCCACTGGTCTGCCCAACAGGTTGCTCATACCCAAGGGCAACGCAGCTGGTGTAGAGTTCATGCTGGTTGTGGCTGCAACCGACGGTGCTGCCGACGCAGCCATTGAAGGCCTTCCCACAATGACCAAGTTCCACCACTTGGGCGTCAAGGGTGTCCTCCCTGACAGGAAGCCCCTCGGCTATCCACTGGACCGTCGCGTCCCTGATGAACGCGTCTTCCGCGAGATCCCCAACTTCAGGGAAACCATCGTCAAGGTCTACAACTATGGTGAACATATCCACCTGAACTAA